One stretch of Streptomyces sp. 135 DNA includes these proteins:
- the hisF gene encoding imidazole glycerol phosphate synthase subunit HisF translates to MTLSVRVIPCLDVDNGRVVKGVNFQNLRDAGDPVEMAKVYDAEGADELTFLDITASSGNRETTYDVVRRTAEQVFIPLTVGGGVRTAEDVDKLLRAGADKVGVNTAAIARPDLIREIAERFGRQVLVLSVDARRTPSGTFEVTTHGGRKSAGIDAVEWAHEAAELGAGEILLNSMDADGTKDGYDIEMISAVRRHVTVPVIASGGAGRLDHFPPAIEAGADAVLAASVFHFGDLRIGEVKETLRGAGHPVR, encoded by the coding sequence CCCCTGCCTCGACGTGGACAACGGCCGCGTCGTCAAGGGCGTCAACTTCCAGAACCTGCGCGACGCGGGCGACCCCGTCGAGATGGCCAAGGTGTACGACGCCGAGGGCGCCGACGAGCTGACCTTCCTGGACATCACCGCGTCCTCTGGCAACCGCGAGACGACGTACGACGTGGTCCGCCGTACCGCCGAGCAGGTCTTCATCCCGCTCACGGTCGGCGGCGGCGTCCGCACCGCCGAGGACGTCGACAAGCTCCTTCGCGCGGGCGCGGACAAGGTCGGCGTCAACACGGCGGCGATCGCCCGCCCCGACCTGATCCGCGAGATCGCGGAGCGCTTCGGCCGCCAGGTCCTCGTCCTCTCCGTGGACGCGCGCCGCACCCCGTCCGGCACCTTCGAGGTGACCACCCACGGCGGCCGCAAGTCCGCCGGCATCGACGCCGTCGAATGGGCGCACGAGGCCGCGGAGCTGGGCGCGGGCGAGATCCTGCTCAACTCGATGGACGCCGACGGCACGAAGGACGGCTACGACATCGAGATGATCTCGGCCGTACGCCGACACGTCACGGTCCCGGTCATCGCCTCCGGCGGCGCGGGCCGCCTGGACCACTTCCCCCCGGCGATCGAGGCGGGCGCGGACGCGGTGCTCGCGGCGTCGGTCTTCCACTTCGGCGATCTGCGGATCGGCGAGGTGAAGGAGACGTTGCGGGGGGCGGGGCACCCGGTGAGGTAA